AGCGCATCAATTGTCTGCTGGGTGGGGTCAAGAATATCCAAGAGACGCTTGTGGGTTCGGATTTCAAACTGTTCACGCGACTTTTTATCCACATGGGGAGAACGGTTGACGGTAAAGCGCTCAATCCGGGTCGGCAGAGGAATGGGACCGGCCACCCTCCCCCCAGTCCGCTTG
This window of the Desulfurellaceae bacterium genome carries:
- the rpsJ gene encoding 30S ribosomal protein S10, yielding MNEKIRIRLKAYDHRVLDQSVKEIVETVKRTGGRVAGPIPLPTRIERFTVNRSPHVDKKSREQFEIRTHKRLLDILDPTQQTIDALGKLELAAGVDVEIKLE